The following are encoded in a window of Ficedula albicollis isolate OC2 unplaced genomic scaffold, FicAlb1.5 N00168, whole genome shotgun sequence genomic DNA:
- the RNF169 gene encoding E3 ubiquitin-protein ligase RNF169, whose amino-acid sequence MDVGKRKMEEQQKKDESVVLKGNQDSFPERLSDSENEEPFQGKQTHRSAFVSKTSAYSFAFLSGNLTSKVERSRSCNDTVQERSKSRQRSAAATKTKVLPAAGAAPLLGVLASSQNHRCLSAPELTAERRLLLGAVSSLSALHRPERSISPESNDSISEELNHFKPIVCSPCTPPKRLPDGRVLSPLIIKSTPRNLNRSLQKPTTYEASPRILKKWEQIFQERQIKKTLSKATLTSLASESGEDVVVPDVTNSSSCAKEQPQVQGDPLPPDTAGQPCPELDFLPSVSEMKLGRGTEKSRGSRALTADDAAAEPDVRSNVTSLNTRVAEAPDLKVNTFMDKSCLSLGPKMLGRRLRGVSASLPDNSTLGVPIKASGKKQLKYLNNSELINVQNSTCNSVENIIGEHPPLLRRGRKRRCKTKHLEHNGSVKRLRHAAAEVGLPPEARDVEQKLQQEEEDRRLALHLQRIFDSENRTVDRRKVRVDRYLLRSKSTLGAK is encoded by the exons CGCATCGGTCAGCTTTTGTTTCCAAGACCAGTGCCTActcctttgctttcctttcagg GAATTTAACCTCCAAGGTGGAGAGGAGTCGGAGCTGCAACGACACCGTTCAGGAGAGATCCAAGAGCAGGCAGAGATCAGCCGCAGCCACCAAAACAAAG GTGCTGCCCGCGGCGGGGGCCGCGCCgctgctgggggtgctggcgTCCTCGCAGAACCACCGCTGCCTGTCCGCCCCCGAGCTGACGGCCGAGCGGCGCCTGCTGCTGGGCGCCGTGTCCTCGCTGTCCGCCCTGCACCGGCCCGAGCGCTCCATCAGCCCCGAGAGCAACGACAGCATCTCCGAGGAGCTCAACCACTTCAAGCCCATCGTCTGCTCCCCGTGCACGCCCCCAAAGAGGCTCCCCGACGGCAGGGTCCTGAGCCCCCTCATCATCAAATCCACCCCCAGGAACCTGAACCGCAGCCTGCAGAAGCCAACGACCTACGAGGCCAGTCCTAGAATACTGAAAAAGTGGGAGCAGATATTTCAGGAGCGTCAGATCAAAAAGACTCTGTCTAAAGCAACCCTTACGTCCTTGGCTTCGGAGTCTGGGGAAGACGTTGTGGTTCCTGACGTCACCAACTCCAGCAGCTGCGCTAAAGAGCAGCCACAAGTGCAGGGTGATCCCCTCCCACCTGACACAGCAGGACAGCCTTGCCCTGAGCTGGATTTCCTCCCTTCTGTCAGTGAAATGAAGCTGGGAAGAGGGACTGAGAAGAGCAGAGGTTCACGGGCCTTAACTGCCGATGACGCTGCTGCTGAACCAGATGTGAGATCAAACGTAACCTCCCTAAACACACGAGTGGCTGAAGCCCCTGACCTAAAAGTGAATACGTTCATGGACAAATCCTGTCTTAGTCTAGGCCCGAAAATGCTGGGCAGGAGACTCAGGGGCGTCAGCGCGTCGCTGCCTGACAACAGCACGCTCGGAGTCCCCATCAAGGCATCGgggaagaagcagctgaaataCCTGAACAACAGCGAGCTGATCAACGTGCAGAACAGCACCTGCAACTCCGTGGAGAACATCATCGGGGAGCACCCGCCGCTGCTGCGGCGGGGCCGCAAGAGACGCTGCAAAACCAAGCACCTGGAGCACAACGGCTCCGTCAAAAGACTGAGGCACGCGGCAGCGGAGGTGGGGCTGCCCCCCGAGGCCCGGGACGTGGAGCAGAagctccagcaggaggaggaggacaggagGCTGGCCCTGCACCTGCAGCGGATTTTCGACAGCGAGAACAGGACAGTGGACAGGCGGAAAGTCCGCGTGGATCGGTATCTGCTGCGCTCCAAGAGCACTCTGGGTGCCAAGTAG